A segment of the Streptomyces sp. ITFR-21 genome:
CTCGATCTCCCGCGGGGTGAGCATCTCCAGCAGCCGCGCGCCCTCGTCGTCGGGCTGCCGCGCCGGATTCAGCAGCTCCGCGAACGCGCCCTGCAGCAACGGCTGGGAGATGGCCACCTCACCGGCCCGCGCCTTGGCCATCGCCCGCTCGACGCCCTCGATCCGCTCGTCGTGCCGTACGTATCCGGACGCGCCCGCCGCGAAGGCCGCCGCGATGCCGCGCGGATCGGGCACCGGTCCGAGCACCACCACCGCCACCGCGGACCGCTCCCGCTTGATCCGCGCCACCGCGTCGAACGCCCCCGGCTCCGCGGGCGACGCCGTGCCGAACAGGCACACCTCGGGCGACCTGCTCAGCACCAACTCGGCCGCGCCGCCGGCCGGAGCCGCCGCGGCCAGCACCCGGTGCCCGCGCAGCTTCAGCGCCGAGGCGAGCGCCTCCGCGAGCAGCCGGTGGTCGTCGACCACCACGAGCCGTACGCCCATGTCGGGTGTCCCCCCCATCCCCCCAGGGGCCTGGGCCGCTGCCGGCCCCCGTGCCCTGTGCATAGCGC
Coding sequences within it:
- a CDS encoding helix-turn-helix transcriptional regulator yields the protein MGVRLVVVDDHRLLAEALASALKLRGHRVLAAAAPAGGAAELVLSRSPEVCLFGTASPAEPGAFDAVARIKRERSAVAVVVLGPVPDPRGIAAAFAAGASGYVRHDERIEGVERAMAKARAGEVAISQPLLQGAFAELLNPARQPDDEGARLLEMLTPREIEVLVRVAEGEDTRLIAAGMRIAPSTARTHVQRVLMKLGVGSRLEAAALAARTGLLDRAVEETAGHP